One stretch of Pigmentiphaga aceris DNA includes these proteins:
- a CDS encoding phosphoethanolamine transferase, with protein MLQRLTSMRLNPVQLTWVAALFFTTIGNLVLWQTLWSRVEISNLRSLLFFISLPVFFFCLLNLFLTPVMALPYVRKPLLALLVVISASCSYFMLHYKVLIDRSMVQNFFETNQAEFTSYFSAPLLLTALALGILPAAAMVIPRSKQIGRVTQTAIWWLGNVLVTVAVLLVVTMAFYKDYASLLRNHREIKDQVLPLNFVRNTNGYLKRKYSAKSQPLRTVAADATRAVPAAGERPKLVIVVVGETARAQNFQLNGYPRATNPSLSQRADVISFKHVSSCGTATAISVPCMFSRMTRSDYDEVRAATEENLLDLLQRTGMHVLWRNNNNGGCKGVCKRVPTDDMPALKIAEQCVNKDGTCYDDVLLHELSARIDAMHGDALIVLHQLGSHGPTYFERYPSATKVFSPTCDSNQIQKCSNEALTNTYDNTLVYTDRMLGKTIDLLQGYSTQRDVAMIYVSDHGESLGERGMYLHGTPYLIAPDEQTHVPMVMWFSPEFAKRAHLNLNCVRTNANNQRYSHDHFYHSMLGLFDVRSSVYQPELNLFAACREPQRVSSPGAALSWITNTNRRKAWQP; from the coding sequence GTGCTTCAACGTCTGACATCCATGCGGCTCAACCCGGTACAACTGACCTGGGTAGCGGCGCTGTTCTTCACCACGATTGGCAATCTGGTGCTGTGGCAAACCTTGTGGTCCAGGGTAGAGATCAGCAACCTGCGCAGCTTGCTGTTCTTCATCAGCCTGCCTGTCTTCTTTTTCTGCCTGCTCAACCTGTTCCTGACGCCGGTAATGGCCTTGCCATACGTGCGCAAGCCGCTGCTGGCACTGCTGGTCGTCATCAGTGCCAGTTGCAGTTATTTCATGCTGCACTACAAGGTGCTGATCGACCGCAGCATGGTGCAGAATTTCTTCGAGACCAATCAGGCCGAGTTCACCTCGTACTTCTCTGCCCCCTTGCTGCTTACCGCGCTGGCGCTGGGCATATTGCCAGCCGCCGCGATGGTGATTCCGCGCAGCAAACAGATCGGGCGCGTCACGCAGACCGCGATCTGGTGGCTGGGTAACGTGCTGGTGACCGTGGCGGTGCTGCTGGTCGTGACCATGGCGTTCTACAAGGACTACGCGTCGCTGCTGCGCAACCATCGGGAAATCAAGGATCAAGTGCTGCCCTTGAACTTCGTGCGCAATACCAATGGCTACTTGAAACGCAAGTACAGCGCAAAATCGCAGCCGCTGCGAACCGTGGCTGCAGATGCCACGCGCGCAGTGCCTGCTGCCGGCGAACGGCCCAAGCTTGTGATTGTCGTGGTGGGAGAAACCGCGCGGGCGCAAAACTTCCAGCTCAATGGTTATCCGCGCGCGACCAACCCATCACTGTCGCAGCGCGCAGACGTCATCAGCTTCAAACACGTATCGTCCTGCGGAACGGCCACCGCGATTTCTGTGCCCTGCATGTTCTCGCGCATGACACGCTCGGACTACGATGAAGTGCGTGCTGCGACGGAAGAAAATCTGCTCGACCTCCTGCAGCGCACCGGCATGCATGTGCTCTGGCGCAACAATAACAATGGCGGTTGCAAGGGGGTTTGCAAGCGTGTGCCGACCGATGACATGCCGGCACTGAAAATCGCCGAGCAATGCGTCAACAAGGACGGCACGTGTTATGACGATGTGCTGCTGCATGAACTCAGCGCCCGGATCGACGCCATGCATGGCGATGCGTTGATTGTGCTGCACCAGTTGGGCAGTCACGGCCCCACCTACTTCGAACGTTATCCGTCAGCGACCAAGGTCTTCAGTCCTACCTGCGACAGCAACCAGATTCAGAAGTGCAGCAACGAGGCGCTGACCAACACCTACGACAACACGCTGGTCTACACAGATCGGATGCTTGGCAAGACCATCGACTTGCTGCAAGGCTATTCAACACAGCGCGACGTGGCCATGATCTACGTATCCGATCACGGCGAGTCGCTGGGCGAGCGCGGCATGTACCTGCACGGCACGCCTTACCTCATTGCGCCCGACGAGCAGACACACGTGCCGATGGTGATGTGGTTCTCGCCCGAATTTGCGAAGCGTGCTCATCTCAATCTCAATTGCGTACGCACCAACGCGAACAACCAGCGCTACAGCCACGACCATTTCTATCATTCGATGCTGGGGCTGTTCGATGTTCGAAGCAGCGTGTATCAACCCGAGCTGAACTTGTTTGCCGCATGTCGTGAGCCGCAGCGAGTTTCTTCGCCCGGCGCAGCCTTGTCATGGATCACCAACACCAATCGGAGAAAAGCATGGCAACCGTGA
- a CDS encoding diacylglycerol kinase, with the protein MQSSGPAESGKYQHGKTGLTRLFHTSIYSRDGFIAAVRGEAAFRQLLALHGVLIPVALLLEVSVAERALLLAVCFISLLVELLNSAIEAVVDRISLELHPLSKNAKNMGSAAQTVALLMVGAVWAVILLG; encoded by the coding sequence ATGCAATCGTCGGGCCCCGCTGAAAGCGGCAAGTATCAACATGGCAAAACCGGGCTGACCCGGCTCTTTCATACCTCGATTTACTCGCGTGACGGCTTTATTGCTGCCGTGCGTGGCGAAGCTGCATTTCGCCAATTGCTGGCCTTGCATGGCGTGCTGATTCCGGTCGCCTTGCTGCTTGAGGTCAGCGTGGCCGAGCGTGCGCTGCTGCTGGCGGTCTGCTTCATCAGCCTGTTGGTCGAATTGCTTAATTCCGCCATCGAAGCCGTGGTCGATCGCATTTCGCTTGAACTGCATCCCTTGTCAAAGAACGCCAAAAATATGGGCAGCGCCGCGCAGACCGTGGCGCTGCTGATGGTGGGCGCGGTGTGGGCGGTGATACTGCTGGGATAG
- a CDS encoding HAMP domain-containing sensor histidine kinase gives MKSFYLQMTLKTRITISFVLLMVAVMGFVLAAEQLDYDDLRTYVISESLRKEMRRLEAAIAQGIVPVMPEGTRLHDAQTVPDALRKYAPGYHRADKPEGWHLLVFERDGQRYYLLQDVDTYDYLEYLIHGYALLVIVLCVLCAFWIGRLTSARVTAPITRLADAVQRKKKPFPFQDAPDEIGVLARAFAQHSDEAEQFLQRERCFVGDASHELRTPLAIIAGAAETIVHQLPADSHLTSSAARIVRTTQEMQRQLSCLLLLSRDPQSLARTMVALRPLIEECMIRCQPWLAKKPVAIVLDAPENIHVHTHAELAYSVIWNLLRNACQYTDEGEVRVTVQGTTLVISDSGPGLPSSIDPQQFQRFFSGSQQNGEGLGLSIVQRIVEHLRWHMAVESSADGCRFTLEMRAPGLNT, from the coding sequence ATGAAATCCTTTTACCTTCAGATGACGCTCAAGACGCGCATCACGATTTCATTTGTGCTGCTCATGGTGGCCGTCATGGGCTTTGTGCTTGCGGCAGAGCAGCTTGATTACGATGACTTGCGCACCTATGTGATCTCGGAAAGTCTGCGCAAAGAGATGCGCAGGCTGGAGGCAGCTATCGCGCAAGGCATCGTTCCCGTGATGCCTGAAGGCACCCGGCTTCATGACGCGCAGACCGTGCCCGATGCCCTGCGCAAGTACGCGCCGGGTTACCACCGCGCAGACAAGCCCGAGGGCTGGCACCTGCTGGTGTTTGAACGCGATGGTCAGCGCTACTACCTGCTTCAGGATGTCGATACCTACGATTATCTGGAATACCTGATTCATGGCTATGCGCTGCTGGTCATCGTGCTGTGCGTTCTTTGCGCGTTCTGGATCGGGCGACTGACCTCGGCGCGTGTCACGGCCCCCATCACCCGTCTGGCCGATGCTGTGCAGCGCAAGAAAAAGCCTTTTCCCTTCCAGGATGCGCCCGACGAAATCGGTGTGCTGGCGCGCGCATTTGCCCAGCACAGCGACGAGGCCGAACAGTTCCTGCAACGTGAGCGGTGTTTTGTGGGCGATGCCAGCCACGAACTGCGCACGCCCTTGGCCATCATTGCCGGTGCGGCAGAAACCATCGTGCACCAGCTGCCTGCCGACAGTCACCTGACCTCAAGCGCAGCGCGCATCGTGCGCACGACGCAAGAGATGCAACGCCAGCTGAGCTGCCTGTTGCTGCTGTCGCGCGATCCGCAAAGCCTTGCGCGGACGATGGTGGCGCTGCGCCCATTGATCGAGGAATGCATGATCCGCTGCCAGCCCTGGCTGGCGAAAAAGCCGGTGGCAATCGTGCTGGATGCCCCCGAAAATATCCACGTTCACACCCATGCAGAACTGGCCTACAGCGTGATCTGGAACCTGCTTCGCAATGCCTGCCAATACACGGACGAGGGTGAAGTACGCGTAACCGTACAGGGCACGACCTTGGTCATTTCCGATTCAGGCCCGGGCCTGCCATCCAGCATTGACCCACAGCAGTTTCAGCGGTTTTTCTCCGGCTCACAACAGAACGGCGAAGGGCTTGGCCTGTCGATCGTGCAACGCATCGTGGAGCATCTGCGCTGGCATATGGCGGTGGAAAGCTCGGCCGATGGTTGTCGCTTCACATTGGAAATGCGTGCGCCGGGTCTGAACACTTAG
- a CDS encoding response regulator transcription factor yields the protein MTRLLIIEDNPELVANLYGFFEPLGYVLDDARNGATGLRMATENDYDAILLDLMLPRLDGMTLCRKLRQEFQNPVPVLMLTARDPVEDRVQGFELGADDYLVKPFSLIELDARIKALVRRAQGRQVQGTLTWEDLKVDTRVPQAWRQGQTINLTPSTHKLLLCLMRAAPAVVRKQEMEYLLWGDDPPEGGALRTHIHELRQHTDKDFTSALIETVHGIGWRLCQPGKTAPQ from the coding sequence ATGACCCGCCTGTTGATCATCGAAGACAACCCCGAATTGGTGGCCAACCTGTACGGATTCTTCGAGCCCTTGGGCTATGTGCTGGACGATGCACGCAATGGTGCCACCGGCCTGCGCATGGCGACCGAGAACGATTACGACGCCATCTTGCTGGACCTGATGTTGCCCCGGCTCGATGGCATGACGCTGTGTCGCAAACTTCGCCAGGAATTTCAGAATCCTGTGCCTGTGTTGATGCTGACCGCGCGCGACCCGGTGGAAGACCGTGTGCAGGGTTTCGAGCTGGGGGCAGACGATTATCTGGTCAAGCCGTTTTCCCTCATAGAGCTGGACGCACGCATCAAGGCGCTGGTGCGCCGTGCCCAAGGCCGGCAGGTGCAAGGCACGCTGACCTGGGAAGATCTGAAGGTGGACACCCGCGTCCCGCAGGCATGGCGGCAAGGGCAGACGATCAACCTGACACCCAGCACACATAAATTGCTGCTGTGCCTGATGCGCGCCGCGCCTGCCGTCGTCAGGAAGCAAGAGATGGAATACCTGCTCTGGGGCGACGATCCACCGGAAGGCGGTGCCTTGCGCACACACATTCATGAGTTGCGTCAGCACACTGACAAAGACTTCACATCTGCGCTGATAGAAACGGTGCACGGAATAGGGTGGCGTCTTTGCCAGCCCGGCAAGACTGCGCCGCAATAA
- a CDS encoding LysR family transcriptional regulator: protein MKPLDVEAVQAFLMVAELKSFTRAAELMDSTQSAISLKIKRLEEGVGRRLLERTPRLVRLSAAGTAFLEPARQFVAAHEGAVASFGDKPRRLVVGISHHVVGSELPGMLRQLGRSASGLQIDMRVASSADLLDAFDRGLLDVAIVLRHDNRRLDGEVILEETFGWMAAPDFDWQRNAPLRLAAQAAPCSVRQMAVDALGEAGIAWTEVFVGGGLMTVGAAASAGLAVAALGQRVAPRDTVDVGTRLGLPPLPSRDVVLYATATDAQARSALRALRAALRATAA, encoded by the coding sequence ATGAAACCCCTGGACGTCGAGGCCGTACAAGCCTTCCTGATGGTTGCTGAACTGAAGAGCTTCACGCGTGCTGCGGAACTGATGGACAGCACACAATCTGCCATCAGCCTGAAGATCAAAAGACTGGAAGAGGGTGTGGGGCGTCGCCTGCTGGAACGCACGCCGCGACTGGTGCGGCTGTCGGCAGCGGGCACGGCGTTTCTGGAACCTGCGCGGCAATTCGTGGCGGCGCACGAAGGGGCCGTGGCATCGTTCGGGGACAAGCCTCGGCGGCTGGTCGTGGGCATCAGCCATCACGTGGTCGGCTCGGAACTGCCAGGCATGTTGCGCCAGCTTGGGCGCAGTGCATCAGGCCTGCAGATCGACATGCGCGTGGCCTCGTCGGCGGATCTGCTGGATGCCTTCGATCGTGGCCTGCTTGATGTGGCGATTGTGCTGCGGCATGACAATCGCCGGCTGGATGGCGAGGTGATTCTGGAAGAAACCTTCGGGTGGATGGCCGCCCCCGATTTCGACTGGCAGCGCAACGCGCCGCTGCGGCTGGCGGCTCAGGCTGCGCCTTGCAGCGTGCGGCAGATGGCGGTCGATGCGCTGGGCGAGGCCGGTATCGCCTGGACGGAGGTGTTTGTGGGCGGTGGACTGATGACCGTCGGGGCGGCGGCATCGGCAGGCTTGGCAGTGGCGGCGCTGGGGCAGCGGGTGGCCCCGCGCGATACGGTCGATGTCGGCACACGCCTGGGCTTGCCGCCTTTGCCTTCGCGTGATGTGGTGCTGTATGCCACCGCGACCGACGCGCAGGCGCGCAGTGCCTTGCGTGCGCTGCGCGCTGCGTTACGGGCGACGGCAGCGTAG
- a CDS encoding DUF4865 family protein — MFAMQYEHRLPADYDMQVIRDRAATRGPLWDATPGLVLKAFVARTRGQGGSHANLYGSVYLWQDAASAMRLLTTEKFRIVTDSFGRPQVPTWLPLDALAGPAAAAGTAKTLYRDTVALASNADIAEAVAAAAARNRATAKRADTVAAWVVLDSASWQLVWFTLSSAEPDLAQPGEIYQVWYLAGPGIAALPSV, encoded by the coding sequence ATGTTTGCGATGCAATACGAACACCGTCTGCCAGCCGATTACGACATGCAGGTGATCCGTGACCGGGCCGCCACACGCGGACCGCTCTGGGACGCCACGCCCGGACTGGTGCTGAAAGCCTTTGTGGCGCGGACGCGCGGGCAGGGCGGTTCGCACGCAAATCTGTATGGCTCGGTCTACCTGTGGCAAGACGCGGCGTCGGCCATGCGCTTGCTGACCACCGAAAAATTCCGCATTGTGACCGACAGCTTCGGTCGTCCGCAGGTGCCGACCTGGCTGCCTTTGGATGCGCTGGCCGGACCTGCCGCCGCTGCTGGCACGGCAAAGACGCTGTATCGCGACACCGTGGCGCTGGCGTCGAACGCAGATATTGCGGAAGCAGTCGCTGCCGCAGCGGCGCGCAATCGCGCAACCGCCAAACGCGCGGACACCGTGGCCGCCTGGGTGGTGCTGGACTCGGCATCGTGGCAGTTGGTGTGGTTCACGCTGTCTTCGGCAGAGCCCGACCTTGCGCAGCCCGGTGAGATCTATCAGGTCTGGTATCTGGCAGGGCCGGGAATCGCTGCCTTGCCATCGGTTTGA
- a CDS encoding Na/Pi symporter, with protein sequence MLTLAELLAGLGLLFVGLRLVGLHLQQATGRGIRRVLQTATRSPALGMLSGAAAGVATQSSNAITLIAGNLVRGGTLTVRDAIPVVGGANVGTAALVFLAAIDFHMAVLYVVALVGLAYQLKLDTHPRRRDWAGVALGLALLFLGLDFIKAAPGHLPPGQLTALIGGGLSPALAFVAGVGMATLTQSASTATILAVAAVQSRVVGLDDGVWLVLGANVGSGVAVMLAGSGLTGSGRQLCLVQVIVKLAGSGLIAATWLIAEAVSPVAPATWALNMAGGRLSPTLSILFLALQLSGGLFATLLRTPIERWVRALSPPSTEERASRPRFIYDRAVGDPSNALLLAQRECERLMSLIPGLLPDLDQPDEDRQLRVKQTLGHAAIALETESFMVELIDRHLHRQDLDTALQVQATLALLRSLQQALTDFAAVVDSFSPPPPLVFRLSESLRTLSMLLADASQPYADVDDARTLVELTSDRGDLLNRIRQDLAASREEGEHIRRLLLAASLFERSVWLLGRLAGSLIVRPSER encoded by the coding sequence ATGCTCACACTTGCAGAACTCCTGGCGGGACTTGGCCTGCTTTTCGTTGGTCTGCGCCTGGTCGGGCTGCATCTGCAACAGGCTACCGGTCGCGGCATTCGTCGCGTCTTGCAAACTGCCACCCGATCTCCCGCACTGGGCATGCTGTCGGGTGCGGCAGCGGGCGTGGCCACCCAGTCCAGCAACGCCATTACCTTGATCGCCGGCAATCTGGTGCGTGGTGGCACGCTTACCGTGCGCGATGCTATCCCGGTGGTCGGCGGTGCCAACGTGGGCACGGCCGCGCTGGTGTTCCTGGCGGCCATCGATTTCCACATGGCCGTGCTGTATGTCGTGGCGCTGGTCGGGCTGGCATATCAACTGAAACTAGATACGCATCCGCGCCGACGCGATTGGGCGGGCGTGGCACTGGGCCTGGCGCTGCTGTTTCTGGGGCTGGATTTCATCAAGGCCGCCCCCGGGCACTTGCCGCCAGGACAGCTCACCGCATTGATTGGCGGCGGCCTGTCGCCCGCCCTGGCCTTTGTGGCGGGCGTGGGCATGGCAACGCTGACCCAGTCGGCGTCTACTGCCACCATTCTTGCCGTGGCGGCGGTGCAGTCCAGGGTGGTTGGCCTGGACGACGGCGTCTGGCTGGTGCTGGGTGCCAACGTGGGCAGCGGCGTTGCCGTGATGCTGGCCGGCAGCGGGCTGACGGGCAGTGGACGCCAGCTGTGTCTGGTGCAGGTCATCGTCAAGCTGGCGGGCAGCGGATTGATCGCGGCTACCTGGCTGATCGCAGAGGCCGTATCGCCCGTGGCACCTGCCACCTGGGCGCTGAACATGGCTGGCGGTCGGCTATCGCCGACTCTATCCATTCTGTTCCTGGCACTGCAACTGAGCGGCGGTTTGTTTGCCACCTTGCTGCGCACTCCCATCGAACGCTGGGTGCGCGCACTCAGCCCACCGTCGACGGAAGAACGCGCATCGCGCCCGCGCTTCATCTACGACCGGGCGGTGGGAGATCCGTCGAATGCGTTGTTGCTGGCGCAGCGAGAATGCGAGCGCCTGATGAGCCTGATCCCGGGCTTGCTGCCCGACCTGGATCAGCCTGACGAAGACCGGCAGTTACGGGTCAAGCAAACGCTGGGGCACGCCGCGATTGCGCTGGAAACCGAGAGCTTCATGGTCGAGCTGATCGACCGGCATCTGCACCGGCAAGACCTGGACACTGCCTTGCAGGTACAGGCAACGCTTGCGCTGCTGCGTTCCTTGCAGCAAGCGCTGACGGACTTTGCAGCGGTGGTGGACAGTTTTTCTCCACCTCCACCGCTGGTGTTCCGTCTGTCGGAATCTCTGCGAACCTTGAGCATGCTGCTGGCCGATGCCAGCCAGCCCTACGCCGATGTTGACGATGCCCGCACGCTGGTTGAGCTGACGTCCGATCGTGGTGATCTGCTCAATCGCATTCGACAGGATTTGGCCGCGTCACGCGAAGAAGGCGAACACATTCGCCGCTTGCTGCTGGCCGCCAGCCTGTTCGAGCGGTCGGTCTGGCTGTTGGGCAGACTGGCGGGATCGCTGATTGTGCGACCTTCCGAGCGTTGA
- the dsbD gene encoding protein-disulfide reductase DsbD, with protein sequence MTTVPDILLPSPSPLRAPFQQLAARLSAALMLLCLVVGVMTASLARAEDFLPPEEAFRFSAQLGASGDIEVQFKIAPGYYMYREQFAFSTEPAAAMTGPARIPAGKIKFDETFQKDVETLRDTITIMVPVNMSAMPFTLLVRGQGCADAGLCYQPQDYRVPVAGGKVDDGRSVWSTFGSLLGANDISLSDALSRQGAAQTILVFFVLGVLLALTPCVLPMMPILSAILVGDRVKSSRPRLRGLGLAALYVLGMSLVYTLAGVAAGLSGEGLAAALQTPWVLGIFAALLVVLALAMFDVFTLQVPASWQTALSARASAIPGGRATGAFAMGAISALIVGPCVAAPLAGALLYISQTRDVVLGGAALFALAWGMGVPLLVAGASAGALLPRAGAWMDGVKRFFGVLLLAVAWWMLAPVLPAWLAMGGWAALAILSATLLRAFDSLPAEAGFGRRVGKALGILFALLGVLQAVGLASGGRDPWQPLVHLTRVERVAALPPVAAGSAKASPFASALAGGSASADSAASSAAPGAAPTLDQLLKGTPTQPATGQQPASGQHAVFTRIKSVADLDAIVAASDRPVMLDFYADWCVSCKEMEAFTFPDPNVAAQMAQMRVVQADVTANDAQDRELLKRFRLFGPPGIIFFDANGRELHESRVIGFQNARRFGDVLTGVLRGS encoded by the coding sequence ATGACGACAGTGCCCGACATACTTCTGCCATCCCCCAGCCCTTTGCGGGCACCGTTCCAGCAACTTGCCGCGCGGCTGTCTGCGGCGCTGATGCTGCTGTGTCTGGTGGTCGGGGTAATGACCGCATCGTTGGCCCGCGCCGAAGACTTCCTGCCGCCCGAAGAGGCCTTCCGTTTCTCGGCCCAATTGGGTGCCAGCGGCGACATCGAAGTGCAGTTCAAGATCGCGCCCGGGTATTACATGTACCGCGAACAGTTCGCGTTCAGTACAGAACCCGCTGCGGCGATGACCGGCCCGGCGCGCATTCCTGCCGGCAAGATCAAGTTTGACGAGACTTTCCAGAAAGACGTCGAGACCTTGCGCGACACCATCACGATCATGGTGCCGGTCAATATGTCGGCCATGCCCTTCACGCTGCTGGTGCGTGGTCAAGGCTGTGCCGATGCCGGCCTGTGCTATCAGCCGCAGGACTATCGCGTGCCGGTGGCCGGTGGCAAGGTGGACGATGGTCGCTCTGTGTGGTCGACCTTCGGCAGCTTGCTGGGGGCCAACGACATCAGCCTGTCTGACGCCTTGTCGCGCCAGGGCGCGGCGCAAACCATCCTGGTGTTCTTCGTGCTCGGCGTGTTGCTGGCGCTGACGCCCTGCGTGCTGCCGATGATGCCTATCCTGTCGGCCATTCTGGTGGGTGACCGGGTGAAAAGCAGCCGGCCGCGTCTGCGTGGCCTGGGCTTGGCCGCGCTGTACGTGCTGGGCATGTCGCTGGTCTACACGCTTGCCGGCGTGGCCGCCGGCTTGAGCGGAGAAGGCTTGGCGGCTGCCCTGCAGACGCCCTGGGTGCTGGGCATCTTTGCCGCGTTGCTGGTGGTGTTGGCGCTGGCCATGTTCGATGTCTTCACCTTGCAGGTGCCCGCATCGTGGCAGACCGCCTTGTCGGCACGGGCGTCTGCCATTCCGGGTGGACGCGCCACCGGCGCGTTCGCGATGGGGGCGATATCTGCCTTGATCGTAGGCCCCTGCGTCGCTGCACCCTTGGCCGGTGCATTGCTGTACATCTCGCAGACCCGCGACGTGGTGTTGGGCGGCGCGGCTTTGTTTGCGTTGGCCTGGGGCATGGGTGTGCCGCTGCTGGTAGCAGGTGCATCGGCCGGTGCCTTGCTGCCGCGCGCAGGCGCGTGGATGGACGGCGTGAAGCGATTCTTCGGCGTGTTGCTGCTGGCCGTAGCCTGGTGGATGCTGGCCCCCGTACTGCCCGCATGGCTGGCGATGGGCGGCTGGGCTGCACTGGCAATTCTGTCCGCCACCTTGCTGCGCGCGTTTGACAGCCTGCCGGCAGAGGCCGGTTTTGGTCGTCGCGTGGGCAAGGCCCTGGGCATTCTGTTCGCACTGCTTGGCGTGTTGCAAGCCGTCGGACTGGCAAGCGGCGGCCGCGATCCGTGGCAGCCGCTGGTGCATCTGACGCGGGTTGAGCGGGTCGCCGCGTTGCCGCCCGTTGCGGCAGGTAGCGCCAAAGCAAGCCCCTTTGCGTCAGCCTTGGCGGGTGGATCAGCCTCGGCTGACAGCGCTGCCTCCAGTGCCGCCCCAGGTGCAGCGCCTACCCTGGACCAGTTGCTGAAAGGCACACCCACACAGCCCGCAACTGGTCAGCAGCCCGCCAGCGGTCAGCATGCCGTCTTCACCCGCATCAAATCCGTAGCCGATCTGGATGCCATCGTGGCGGCATCCGACCGCCCTGTAATGCTGGATTTCTACGCCGACTGGTGCGTGTCCTGCAAGGAAATGGAAGCCTTCACCTTCCCCGATCCCAATGTCGCCGCGCAGATGGCGCAGATGCGGGTGGTCCAGGCCGACGTGACCGCCAACGACGCGCAAGACCGCGAGCTGCTGAAGCGTTTCCGCCTGTTCGGCCCCCCCGGCATCATCTTCTTCGATGCCAATGGCCGAGAACTGCACGAATCCCGGGTGATCGGTTTCCAGAATGCGCGCCGGTTCGGCGACGTGCTGACGGGTGTCTTGCGGGGAAGTTGA
- the cutA gene encoding divalent-cation tolerance protein CutA, protein MSSSPASAPPSAADLILVLSNAPDKLVAMRIAHHLVEERFAACVNIGAPVTSMYAWQGKLEGGEEVPMWIKSTVARKDALMQRLKELHPYEVPEIIVVPVTDGLPAYLDWVRHELSQPPLDEGA, encoded by the coding sequence ATGTCCAGTTCGCCTGCCAGTGCTCCGCCGTCCGCCGCCGACCTTATTCTTGTCCTCAGCAACGCGCCCGACAAACTCGTGGCCATGCGCATTGCACATCACCTGGTCGAAGAGCGTTTTGCCGCCTGTGTGAACATTGGCGCGCCGGTCACCTCCATGTACGCGTGGCAGGGCAAGCTCGAAGGCGGTGAGGAAGTGCCCATGTGGATCAAGTCCACCGTGGCGCGCAAGGACGCGCTGATGCAGCGCCTGAAAGAACTCCACCCCTACGAAGTACCCGAGATTATTGTGGTCCCGGTGACCGACGGTTTGCCTGCGTACCTGGACTGGGTGCGCCACGAATTGAGCCAGCCGCCGCTGGACGAAGGCGCGTAA
- a CDS encoding VOC family protein, translated as MSTSSPRLDHIVISVADQLDESLARYRQLGFQLTPRGHHSLGSSNHLAIFGTDYLELLGYEPKNADRAAERWGPELNAIGLSGLAFKTDNADALYRDLAARGVKLDGDEAKAFFRPVELPDGSEREARFRTVRIDPAGIDNGRIFFCQHLDPDLVWRSEWQTHANGATGISQFVIAAKDPAKSVALLARSFGDAVVSDIEGGKRVTASETEIDFLTPEAVQARFGDTVVVDENGKDRKVALVIRTRSLADAARAFQDGGITGVQQIGERLVVPASVAYGVALAFEQEEAGV; from the coding sequence GTGAGCACTTCTTCCCCCCGCCTGGATCACATCGTGATCAGCGTTGCCGACCAACTGGACGAGTCGCTGGCCCGTTATCGGCAACTGGGTTTCCAGCTCACGCCGCGCGGCCATCACTCGCTGGGGTCGAGCAATCACCTGGCGATCTTCGGCACCGATTACCTGGAACTGCTGGGCTACGAACCGAAGAACGCCGACCGCGCTGCCGAGCGCTGGGGCCCTGAGCTGAACGCCATCGGCCTGAGCGGCCTGGCCTTCAAGACCGACAACGCTGACGCGCTGTACCGCGACCTGGCTGCCCGTGGCGTAAAGCTGGACGGCGACGAAGCCAAGGCGTTTTTCCGCCCGGTGGAGTTGCCCGACGGCAGCGAACGTGAAGCGCGTTTCCGCACGGTTCGGATCGACCCGGCCGGCATCGACAACGGCCGCATCTTCTTCTGCCAGCATCTGGACCCGGACTTGGTGTGGCGCTCGGAGTGGCAGACCCATGCCAATGGCGCGACCGGTATTTCGCAATTCGTGATCGCCGCCAAAGACCCGGCCAAGTCGGTAGCCTTGCTGGCGCGCAGCTTCGGTGACGCGGTGGTCAGCGATATCGAAGGCGGCAAACGCGTGACGGCTTCCGAGACGGAAATCGACTTCCTGACGCCGGAAGCGGTTCAGGCGCGCTTTGGTGACACGGTGGTCGTCGACGAAAACGGCAAGGATCGCAAGGTGGCGCTGGTGATCCGCACCCGCTCGCTGGCCGATGCCGCGCGTGCATTCCAGGACGGTGGCATCACCGGCGTGCAGCAGATCGGCGAACGCCTGGTCGTGCCGGCCAGTGTGGCCTACGGCGTGGCATTGGCCTTCGAGCAGGAAGAAGCCGGCGTTTGA